One segment of Thermanaerothrix sp. DNA contains the following:
- a CDS encoding YybS family protein has protein sequence MNTKWRPFLQKVVHGGVIAIVGAGLSLFLMGSGLLSPFYLLPFGVVAYRFSPKVGWISWGVACLLHLALGMKGGFPLSIGSTAVYWELLYFGILSASFVVMVLPGMSVRTLYRFLGGALISSVVFLGLLQVSSGKGEQSLIQQVVQEVLRLYEKTATIDGEVSLGGSLVEKKEGIATFIWSLLLYGGALVGHLILVSVNYFLARFFDRSSSPKGAVFIGRFSVPPGFIWLLSLSLLFLVVGSFFNVSILQIVGGNGIVVGGFVYLVQGMGILVYLSSHPAFPGFLRTLGTVLFLVALFIPGLNVIPLGICIILGIAETWVPLRVPYTTGSSSTPGM, from the coding sequence ATGAATACAAAGTGGCGGCCCTTCCTGCAGAAGGTGGTGCACGGAGGGGTGATTGCAATTGTAGGAGCGGGGCTTTCTCTGTTTTTGATGGGAAGTGGCCTGTTAAGTCCCTTTTATCTTCTTCCTTTTGGGGTGGTGGCATACCGCTTTTCTCCAAAGGTAGGTTGGATAAGCTGGGGAGTGGCCTGTCTGTTGCACCTAGCCTTAGGTATGAAGGGTGGATTTCCCCTTTCGATAGGTAGTACGGCCGTTTATTGGGAATTACTCTATTTTGGGATTCTTTCGGCATCTTTTGTGGTGATGGTGCTACCGGGAATGTCGGTGCGCACCTTGTATCGCTTTCTGGGAGGAGCCCTGATTAGCTCGGTGGTTTTTCTTGGGTTGCTCCAGGTTTCTTCTGGGAAAGGAGAGCAAAGCCTTATTCAACAGGTGGTTCAGGAGGTTCTCAGGCTGTACGAAAAAACGGCGACGATCGATGGTGAGGTCTCCCTGGGGGGAAGCCTGGTCGAAAAAAAAGAGGGAATAGCCACCTTTATATGGTCTCTATTACTGTATGGGGGAGCCCTGGTAGGGCATCTGATACTGGTAAGTGTAAACTACTTTTTGGCCCGTTTTTTTGATCGATCTTCATCCCCCAAGGGTGCGGTGTTTATTGGTCGTTTTTCGGTGCCCCCAGGGTTTATCTGGTTACTGTCCCTCTCGCTTCTTTTCTTAGTAGTGGGGTCCTTTTTTAATGTGTCGATACTCCAAATTGTTGGAGGCAATGGGATTGTGGTAGGGGGGTTTGTGTATCTGGTACAGGGTATGGGAATACTGGTGTACCTGTCTTCTCACCCTGCCTTTCCGGGATTTCTCAGGACCCTCGGAACAGTCCTTTTTTTGGTAGCCCTTTTTATACCGGGACTTAACGTGATACCCCTGGGAATTTGTATAATTCTGGGTATTGCGGAAACCTGGGTACCC
- the rpsR gene encoding 30S ribosomal protein S18 translates to RYTTERGKILPRRITGTCAKHQRELSTAIKRARILALLPFVAD, encoded by the coding sequence TCGGTATACCACAGAACGGGGTAAGATTTTGCCCCGCCGTATTACTGGTACCTGTGCAAAACATCAGCGGGAGCTTTCTACGGCCATTAAACGGGCCCGTATTTTAGCGTTGCTCCCGTTTGTAGCGGACTAA